One Panicum virgatum strain AP13 chromosome 3N, P.virgatum_v5, whole genome shotgun sequence DNA segment encodes these proteins:
- the LOC120664721 gene encoding tRNA nucleotidyltransferase cca2-like isoform X1, with translation MPPRLLLLPRGGLLPPLRRRSPALSPLLRRTPTNKPPGYLFLSPVRAFSRYSGMAAGSPEQQLRSVVVRETVELTEKEEQIFGRLLDVVRHFGLGTQLRVAGGWVRDKLLGKDSADIDIALDNMTGQNFCEKVNEYLELMGEEQKGIGVIQCNPDQSKHLETARMLIFDIWIDFVNLRSETYAENSRIPTMEVGTAKEDAYRRDLTINSLFFNINNNSVEDLTGRGIEDLKKGLIVTPLPAKDTFLDDPLRVLRAIRFAARFNFTLAEDLKEAASDERVKSELGSKISRERIGHEIDLMMSDKHPVRAMCDIRDLRLFYVVFSFPENSNPPVFDKCDWQCVSRIEAAWNLAYSIGSSVFSSGSDPKLQDEQRRLYLYSELFVPLRNMFYFDKRSKRQVPVSSYIIKHSLKLKGSDAETVVNIHAASEKFAELVLLLESRVDVRTLKEKLEDEYLEIPTDSVKRVCAGLILREIKDFWRVALLVSILSYPEAENAANILNKQDELHWRKEKYIRVERAITDIDLDGVWKLKPVLDGKSIMGVMQVKSGGPLIGKWQQRALKWQLAHPNGTMDDCIEWMKQSQSKRQKLESST, from the exons AtgcctcctcgcctcctcctcctccctcgcggcgGCCTCTTGccccctctccgccgccgctcgccggcgcttTCTCCTCTTCTCCGGAGAACCCCCACGAACAAGCCCCCCGGATACTTGTTCCTCTCCCCCGTGCGCGCCTTCTCCAGGTACTCCGGCATGGCGGCAGGTTCACCGGAGCAGCAGCTGCGGAGCGTAGTGGTGAGGGAGACCGTGGAGCTCACAGAGAAGGAGGAGCAAATCTTCGGGCGGCTTCTTGACGTCGTCCGCCACTTTGGCCTCGGCACGCAGCTCCGAGTCGCCGGCGGCTGGGTCCGGGACAAG CTATTAGGGAAAGATTCCGCTGACATTGACATTGCCCTTGATAATATGACGGGCCAGAATTTCTGTGAGAAAGTAAATGAGTACTTAGAGTTGATGGGGGAAGAGCAGAAAGGAATCGGTGTTATCCAGTG CAACCCTGATCAATCGAAGCACTTGGAAACTGCTAGGATGCTTATATTTGACATCTGGATTGATTTTGTTAACTTGAGATCTGAAACGTATGCTGAAAACAGTCGTATTCCTACCATG GAGGTTGGTACTGCcaaagaagatgcataccgcaGGGACTTGACGATTAATAG TTTGTTCTTTAACATCAACAATAACTCAGTGGAAGATTTAACTGGAAGAG GTATTGAGGATCTCAAAAAGGGCCTTATTGTTACTCCTTTACCTGCCAAAGATACCTTCCTTGATGACCCACTTAGAGTTCTTCGAGCAATAAGATTTG CTGCTAGATTCAACTTTACATTAGCTGAAGACTTGAAGGAAGCCGCGTCTGATGAAAGGGTGAAGTCAGAACTTGGTAGCAAGATTAGTAGAGAACGTATCGGTCACGAG ATTGATCTTATGATGTCAGACAAACACCCTGTTAGAGCAATGTGTGACATCCGTGATTTGAGGCTATTTTACGTTGTATTTTCTTTCCCAGAGAACTCCAACCCTCCAGTTTTTGACAAATGTGATTG GCAGTGTGTTTCACGTATTGAAGCAGCTTGGAATCTTGCGTATTCTATTGGCAGCTCTGTGTTCAGCAGTGGTTCCGATCCCAAGTTGCAG GATGAGCAGCGAAGGCTTTACCTGTACAGTGAATTATTCGTTCCTCTACGAAATATGTTCTACTTCGATAAAAGATCTAAGAGG CAGGTTCCTGTGTCTAGCTATATTATTAAACACTCACTAAAGTTGAAAGGTAGCGATGCTGAAACg GTTGTCAACATACATGCTGCTAGTGAAAAGTTTGCTGAGTTAGTTCTTCTCCTTGAGTCAAGGGTTGATGTGAGAACTCTCAAAGAGAAGCTGGAAGATGAATATCTTGAGATACCTACAGACAGTGTGAAACGTGTTTGTGCAG GACTTATACTACGAGAAATAAAGGACTTTTGGCGAGTGGCACTTCTTGTATCCATTCTCTCCTACCCAGAAGCTGAAAATGCTGCTAACATCCTCAACAAACAGGATGAGTTACATTGGAGAAAAGAGAAATACATCAGAGTTGAGCGTGCCATAACTGACATAG ATCTTGATGGGGTGTGGAAGTTGAAGCCAGTACTTGACGGCAAATCTATTATGGGAGTTATGCAGGTCAAGTCAGGAGGTCCATTGATAGGAAAATGG CAACAACGTGCCCTGAAATGGCAGCTTGCGCATCCGAATGGAACCATGGATGATTGCATCGAGTGGATGAAGCAGTCGCAGTCGAAACGCCAAAAACTAGAATCCAGCACCTGA
- the LOC120664721 gene encoding tRNA nucleotidyltransferase cca2-like isoform X3, whose amino-acid sequence MPPRLLLLPRGGLLPPLRRRSPALSPLLRRTPTNKPPGYLFLSPVRAFSRYSGMAAGSPEQQLRSVVVRETVELTEKEEQIFGRLLDVVRHFGLGTQLRVAGGWVRDKLLGKDSADIDIALDNMTGQNFCEKVNEYLELMGEEQKGIGVIQCNPDQSKHLETARMLIFDIWIDFVNLRSETYAENSRIPTMEVGTAKEDAYRRDLTINSLFFNINNNSVEDLTGRAARFNFTLAEDLKEAASDERVKSELGSKISRERIGHEIDLMMSDKHPVRAMCDIRDLRLFYVVFSFPENSNPPVFDKCDWQCVSRIEAAWNLAYSIGSSVFSSGSDPKLQDEQRRLYLYSELFVPLRNMFYFDKRSKRQVPVSSYIIKHSLKLKGSDAETVVNIHAASEKFAELVLLLESRVDVRTLKEKLEDEYLEIPTDSVKRVCAGLILREIKDFWRVALLVSILSYPEAENAANILNKQDELHWRKEKYIRVERAITDIDLDGVWKLKPVLDGKSIMGVMQVKSGGPLIGKWQQRALKWQLAHPNGTMDDCIEWMKQSQSKRQKLESST is encoded by the exons AtgcctcctcgcctcctcctcctccctcgcggcgGCCTCTTGccccctctccgccgccgctcgccggcgcttTCTCCTCTTCTCCGGAGAACCCCCACGAACAAGCCCCCCGGATACTTGTTCCTCTCCCCCGTGCGCGCCTTCTCCAGGTACTCCGGCATGGCGGCAGGTTCACCGGAGCAGCAGCTGCGGAGCGTAGTGGTGAGGGAGACCGTGGAGCTCACAGAGAAGGAGGAGCAAATCTTCGGGCGGCTTCTTGACGTCGTCCGCCACTTTGGCCTCGGCACGCAGCTCCGAGTCGCCGGCGGCTGGGTCCGGGACAAG CTATTAGGGAAAGATTCCGCTGACATTGACATTGCCCTTGATAATATGACGGGCCAGAATTTCTGTGAGAAAGTAAATGAGTACTTAGAGTTGATGGGGGAAGAGCAGAAAGGAATCGGTGTTATCCAGTG CAACCCTGATCAATCGAAGCACTTGGAAACTGCTAGGATGCTTATATTTGACATCTGGATTGATTTTGTTAACTTGAGATCTGAAACGTATGCTGAAAACAGTCGTATTCCTACCATG GAGGTTGGTACTGCcaaagaagatgcataccgcaGGGACTTGACGATTAATAG TTTGTTCTTTAACATCAACAATAACTCAGTGGAAGATTTAACTGGAAGAG CTGCTAGATTCAACTTTACATTAGCTGAAGACTTGAAGGAAGCCGCGTCTGATGAAAGGGTGAAGTCAGAACTTGGTAGCAAGATTAGTAGAGAACGTATCGGTCACGAG ATTGATCTTATGATGTCAGACAAACACCCTGTTAGAGCAATGTGTGACATCCGTGATTTGAGGCTATTTTACGTTGTATTTTCTTTCCCAGAGAACTCCAACCCTCCAGTTTTTGACAAATGTGATTG GCAGTGTGTTTCACGTATTGAAGCAGCTTGGAATCTTGCGTATTCTATTGGCAGCTCTGTGTTCAGCAGTGGTTCCGATCCCAAGTTGCAG GATGAGCAGCGAAGGCTTTACCTGTACAGTGAATTATTCGTTCCTCTACGAAATATGTTCTACTTCGATAAAAGATCTAAGAGG CAGGTTCCTGTGTCTAGCTATATTATTAAACACTCACTAAAGTTGAAAGGTAGCGATGCTGAAACg GTTGTCAACATACATGCTGCTAGTGAAAAGTTTGCTGAGTTAGTTCTTCTCCTTGAGTCAAGGGTTGATGTGAGAACTCTCAAAGAGAAGCTGGAAGATGAATATCTTGAGATACCTACAGACAGTGTGAAACGTGTTTGTGCAG GACTTATACTACGAGAAATAAAGGACTTTTGGCGAGTGGCACTTCTTGTATCCATTCTCTCCTACCCAGAAGCTGAAAATGCTGCTAACATCCTCAACAAACAGGATGAGTTACATTGGAGAAAAGAGAAATACATCAGAGTTGAGCGTGCCATAACTGACATAG ATCTTGATGGGGTGTGGAAGTTGAAGCCAGTACTTGACGGCAAATCTATTATGGGAGTTATGCAGGTCAAGTCAGGAGGTCCATTGATAGGAAAATGG CAACAACGTGCCCTGAAATGGCAGCTTGCGCATCCGAATGGAACCATGGATGATTGCATCGAGTGGATGAAGCAGTCGCAGTCGAAACGCCAAAAACTAGAATCCAGCACCTGA
- the LOC120664721 gene encoding tRNA nucleotidyltransferase cca2-like isoform X2 has protein sequence MPPRLLLLPRGGLLPPLRRRSPALSPLLRRTPTNKPPGYLFLSPVRAFSRYSGMAAGSPEQQLRSVVVRETVELTEKEEQIFGRLLDVVRHFGLGTQLRVAGGWVRDKLLGKDSADIDIALDNMTGQNFCEKVNEYLELMGEEQKGIGVIQCNPDQSKHLETARMLIFDIWIDFVNLRSETYAENSRIPTMEVGTAKEDAYRRDLTINSLFFNINNNSVEDLTGRGIEDLKKGLIVTPLPAKDTFLDDPLRVLRAIRFAARFNFTLAEDLKEAASDERVKSELGSKISRERIGHEIDLMMSDKHPVRAMCDIRDLRLFYVVFSFPENSNPPVFDKCDWQCVSRIEAAWNLAYSIGSSVFSSGSDPKLQDEQRRLYLYSELFVPLRNMFYFDKRSKRVPVSSYIIKHSLKLKGSDAETVVNIHAASEKFAELVLLLESRVDVRTLKEKLEDEYLEIPTDSVKRVCAGLILREIKDFWRVALLVSILSYPEAENAANILNKQDELHWRKEKYIRVERAITDIDLDGVWKLKPVLDGKSIMGVMQVKSGGPLIGKWQQRALKWQLAHPNGTMDDCIEWMKQSQSKRQKLESST, from the exons AtgcctcctcgcctcctcctcctccctcgcggcgGCCTCTTGccccctctccgccgccgctcgccggcgcttTCTCCTCTTCTCCGGAGAACCCCCACGAACAAGCCCCCCGGATACTTGTTCCTCTCCCCCGTGCGCGCCTTCTCCAGGTACTCCGGCATGGCGGCAGGTTCACCGGAGCAGCAGCTGCGGAGCGTAGTGGTGAGGGAGACCGTGGAGCTCACAGAGAAGGAGGAGCAAATCTTCGGGCGGCTTCTTGACGTCGTCCGCCACTTTGGCCTCGGCACGCAGCTCCGAGTCGCCGGCGGCTGGGTCCGGGACAAG CTATTAGGGAAAGATTCCGCTGACATTGACATTGCCCTTGATAATATGACGGGCCAGAATTTCTGTGAGAAAGTAAATGAGTACTTAGAGTTGATGGGGGAAGAGCAGAAAGGAATCGGTGTTATCCAGTG CAACCCTGATCAATCGAAGCACTTGGAAACTGCTAGGATGCTTATATTTGACATCTGGATTGATTTTGTTAACTTGAGATCTGAAACGTATGCTGAAAACAGTCGTATTCCTACCATG GAGGTTGGTACTGCcaaagaagatgcataccgcaGGGACTTGACGATTAATAG TTTGTTCTTTAACATCAACAATAACTCAGTGGAAGATTTAACTGGAAGAG GTATTGAGGATCTCAAAAAGGGCCTTATTGTTACTCCTTTACCTGCCAAAGATACCTTCCTTGATGACCCACTTAGAGTTCTTCGAGCAATAAGATTTG CTGCTAGATTCAACTTTACATTAGCTGAAGACTTGAAGGAAGCCGCGTCTGATGAAAGGGTGAAGTCAGAACTTGGTAGCAAGATTAGTAGAGAACGTATCGGTCACGAG ATTGATCTTATGATGTCAGACAAACACCCTGTTAGAGCAATGTGTGACATCCGTGATTTGAGGCTATTTTACGTTGTATTTTCTTTCCCAGAGAACTCCAACCCTCCAGTTTTTGACAAATGTGATTG GCAGTGTGTTTCACGTATTGAAGCAGCTTGGAATCTTGCGTATTCTATTGGCAGCTCTGTGTTCAGCAGTGGTTCCGATCCCAAGTTGCAG GATGAGCAGCGAAGGCTTTACCTGTACAGTGAATTATTCGTTCCTCTACGAAATATGTTCTACTTCGATAAAAGATCTAAGAGG GTTCCTGTGTCTAGCTATATTATTAAACACTCACTAAAGTTGAAAGGTAGCGATGCTGAAACg GTTGTCAACATACATGCTGCTAGTGAAAAGTTTGCTGAGTTAGTTCTTCTCCTTGAGTCAAGGGTTGATGTGAGAACTCTCAAAGAGAAGCTGGAAGATGAATATCTTGAGATACCTACAGACAGTGTGAAACGTGTTTGTGCAG GACTTATACTACGAGAAATAAAGGACTTTTGGCGAGTGGCACTTCTTGTATCCATTCTCTCCTACCCAGAAGCTGAAAATGCTGCTAACATCCTCAACAAACAGGATGAGTTACATTGGAGAAAAGAGAAATACATCAGAGTTGAGCGTGCCATAACTGACATAG ATCTTGATGGGGTGTGGAAGTTGAAGCCAGTACTTGACGGCAAATCTATTATGGGAGTTATGCAGGTCAAGTCAGGAGGTCCATTGATAGGAAAATGG CAACAACGTGCCCTGAAATGGCAGCTTGCGCATCCGAATGGAACCATGGATGATTGCATCGAGTGGATGAAGCAGTCGCAGTCGAAACGCCAAAAACTAGAATCCAGCACCTGA